A genomic segment from Rhodospirillum centenum SW encodes:
- a CDS encoding acetyl/propionyl/methylcrotonyl-CoA carboxylase subunit alpha, with product MTRFTRLLIANRGEIACRVIATARRLGYETVAVHSAADADARHVRLADLAVEIGPAPVGQSYLSIPRLLEAARRTGADAVHPGYGFLSENADFAQACRDAGLVFVGPSPEAIRAMGSKRLAKERVAAVGVPVLPGYSGAAQDEETLLREAERVGLPLMVKASAGGGGRGLRLVTDAADLPGQIARARAEAQSSFGDGELILERALIEPRHVEIQVFGDRFGTLVHLGERDCSVQRRHQKVVEEAPSPAVTPEIRAAMGEAAVTAARAVDYVGAGTVEFLLDRDGGFYFMEMNTRLQVEHPVTEMVTGFDLVEWQLRVAAGEPLPTTQDRIGLNGHAIEVRLYAEDPYHGFLPQTGTVRAWHPPTDEGIRVDHGIAVGGEVTSFYDPMLAKLIAHGRDREEARRLLLRALDRTVLHGVTTNRSFLRRILAHPDFAEGRATTGMLAGMELAPPQPAPAARALAAVMLADADGPEPWHSHGGAVFRLRLAWPGGEELVEIVPGGDGLSVSLGDSVHAVRVLGVADGMASVVLDGIRRTVPATRDGQCLLLDLDGATFAFEEAPLTKTAGRGAGAGGDRVTAPMPGTVVEVAVEPGQAVAKGQKLLVLEAMKMQLELKAPADGTVEEVRARPGEQVAARSLLVKLALA from the coding sequence ATGACCCGTTTCACGCGGCTTCTGATCGCCAACCGGGGCGAGATCGCCTGCCGGGTGATCGCCACGGCCCGCCGGCTGGGCTACGAGACCGTGGCCGTCCATTCCGCCGCCGATGCCGATGCGCGCCATGTCCGGCTGGCCGATCTGGCGGTGGAGATCGGGCCGGCGCCGGTCGGCCAGTCCTACCTGTCCATCCCGCGGCTGCTCGAGGCCGCGCGCAGGACCGGCGCCGACGCCGTGCATCCCGGCTACGGCTTCCTGTCGGAGAATGCCGACTTCGCCCAGGCCTGCCGGGACGCCGGTCTGGTCTTCGTCGGCCCCTCGCCGGAAGCGATCCGGGCGATGGGCTCGAAGCGGCTGGCGAAGGAGCGGGTGGCCGCCGTCGGTGTGCCGGTGCTGCCCGGCTATTCCGGCGCCGCCCAGGACGAGGAGACGCTGCTGCGGGAGGCGGAGCGGGTCGGCCTGCCGCTGATGGTCAAGGCGTCGGCCGGCGGCGGCGGGCGCGGCCTGCGGCTGGTCACCGATGCGGCCGACCTGCCCGGCCAGATCGCCCGCGCCCGGGCCGAGGCGCAGAGCAGCTTCGGCGACGGCGAGCTGATCCTGGAGCGCGCGCTGATCGAGCCGCGGCATGTCGAGATCCAGGTGTTCGGGGACCGCTTCGGCACCCTGGTGCATCTGGGCGAGCGCGACTGCTCGGTACAGCGTCGCCACCAGAAGGTGGTGGAGGAGGCCCCCTCCCCCGCCGTCACGCCGGAGATCCGTGCCGCCATGGGGGAGGCGGCCGTGACGGCGGCCCGCGCCGTGGACTATGTCGGCGCCGGCACGGTGGAGTTCCTGCTGGACCGGGACGGCGGCTTCTACTTCATGGAAATGAACACCCGCCTCCAGGTCGAGCATCCGGTGACGGAGATGGTCACCGGCTTCGATCTGGTGGAATGGCAGCTCCGGGTCGCGGCCGGGGAGCCGCTGCCCACGACCCAGGACCGGATCGGCCTGAACGGCCACGCCATCGAGGTGCGCCTCTACGCCGAGGACCCCTATCACGGCTTCCTGCCGCAGACGGGCACGGTGCGCGCGTGGCACCCGCCCACCGACGAGGGCATCCGGGTCGATCACGGCATCGCCGTGGGGGGCGAGGTCACGTCCTTCTACGACCCGATGCTGGCGAAGCTGATCGCCCACGGCCGCGACCGCGAGGAGGCGCGCCGGCTGCTGCTGCGGGCGCTGGACCGGACGGTGCTGCACGGCGTCACCACCAACCGCAGCTTCCTGCGCCGGATCCTGGCGCATCCCGACTTCGCGGAGGGCCGCGCCACCACCGGCATGCTGGCCGGGATGGAGCTGGCGCCGCCGCAGCCGGCCCCCGCCGCCCGCGCCCTGGCCGCCGTGATGCTGGCCGACGCCGACGGGCCGGAGCCCTGGCACAGCCATGGCGGCGCCGTCTTCCGCCTGCGGCTGGCCTGGCCCGGCGGGGAGGAACTGGTGGAGATCGTCCCCGGCGGGGACGGGCTGTCGGTGTCGCTGGGCGACTCGGTGCATGCCGTGCGCGTGCTGGGCGTGGCGGACGGGATGGCGTCGGTGGTGCTGGACGGCATCCGCCGCACCGTCCCGGCGACCCGCGACGGGCAGTGCCTGCTGCTGGACCTGGACGGCGCCACCTTCGCCTTCGAGGAGGCGCCGTTGACGAAGACCGCCGGCCGCGGTGCCGGGGCCGGCGGGGACCGCGTCACCGCCCCCATGCCGGGCACGGTGGTGGAGGTCGCGGTGGAACCGGGACAGGCCGTCGCCAAGGGGCAGAAGCTGCTGGTCCTGGAGGCGATGAAGATGCAGCTCGAACTGAAGGCGCCCGCCGACGGGACCGTGGAGGAGGTGCGCGCCCGGCCGGGCGAGCAGGTCGCCGCCCGGTCGCTGCTGGTGAAACTGGCGCTCGCCTAG
- a CDS encoding enoyl-CoA hydratase-related protein, which translates to MSMPDEFQTLLVRRHGWRLDVTLNRPESRNAMSGAMVAELLTVFEAAAADTGLRAIVLRGAGGTFCAGGDLRDMGSGPGGSGPGGSGPGGGQDGSDPAAALAAMNRAFGTMLQAAETVPQVLVAVIEGAAMGGGFGLACVSDVAIARDDASFGMPEVRLGVVPAQIAPFVVRRIGLPQARRLALTGGRLKAVEAQALGLLHHVEGADALEARLAEVLDGVRLSAPGAVAATKRLLLEVERGDLPALLDRAAHSFADAVLGEGQKGLPAFLMKKPAPWAVAGGDLG; encoded by the coding sequence ATGAGCATGCCCGACGAGTTCCAGACCCTGCTGGTGCGCCGCCACGGCTGGCGCCTGGACGTGACCCTGAACCGGCCGGAAAGCCGCAACGCCATGTCCGGCGCCATGGTGGCCGAACTGCTGACCGTGTTCGAGGCGGCCGCCGCCGACACCGGCCTGCGCGCCATCGTGCTGCGCGGAGCCGGCGGCACCTTCTGCGCCGGCGGCGACCTGCGCGACATGGGCAGCGGGCCGGGGGGCAGCGGGCCGGGGGGCAGCGGGCCAGGGGGCGGTCAGGACGGGAGCGATCCGGCCGCCGCCCTGGCCGCGATGAACCGCGCCTTCGGCACCATGCTCCAGGCGGCGGAGACCGTGCCGCAGGTGCTGGTCGCGGTGATCGAGGGGGCGGCGATGGGCGGCGGCTTCGGTCTCGCCTGCGTCTCCGACGTCGCCATCGCCCGGGACGACGCCAGCTTCGGCATGCCGGAGGTGCGCCTGGGCGTGGTGCCGGCGCAGATCGCCCCCTTCGTCGTCCGCCGCATCGGCCTGCCACAGGCGCGCCGGCTGGCGCTGACCGGCGGCAGGCTGAAGGCGGTGGAGGCCCAGGCGCTGGGGCTGCTGCACCATGTCGAAGGCGCCGACGCGCTGGAGGCCCGGCTGGCCGAGGTGCTGGACGGGGTGCGCCTGTCCGCCCCCGGTGCGGTCGCGGCGACGAAGCGGCTGCTGCTGGAGGTGGAGCGGGGCGACCTGCCGGCGCTGCTGGACCGTGCCGCCCACAGCTTTGCCGACGCCGTGCTGGGCGAGGGGCAGAAGGGCCTGCCCGCCTTCCTGATGAAGAAGCCCGCCCCCTGGGCGGTGGCCGGAGGGGACCTGGGATGA
- a CDS encoding acyl-CoA carboxylase subunit beta: MPVLESSIDPGSGEYARNREEMLALVSEIRDIEARIRRNSERQKEKFAKRGQMLPHDRVAALLDRGSPFLELCPFAGTGMHDDDGKDEVAGGNIIAGIGYVAGRRCMVAASNSAIKGGAISPMGMRKSLRVQELALANRLPLVTLAESAGANLTYQSEMFVEGGRTFANQARLSAAGIPQVTVVHGSSTAGGAYLPGLSDYVVVVRGKAKIFLAGPPLLRAATGEIATDEELGGAEMHAGVAGTAEFVAEDDWHGIQIAREVMDKIGWQPQTAAPPRRPRPPRHSPDGLAGAVPVDYRRPYDVREVLARLLDDSDFLDFKAEYGAATVCGIGAVEGWPCGFIGNNGPIDPAGSVKAAQFIQLCNQSGTPICFLQNTTGYMVGTEAERGGIVKHGSKMIQAVANSTVPHFTFLIGGSFGAGNYGMCGRSYDPRFIFAWPNARTSVMGPEQAATVMAIIMEEKMRRSGAEPDKAVLDVMKAKMVKKMEPETTALFGSARLWDDGIIDPRDTRQVLAWCLATTAEAAARTLRPNSFGVARG; encoded by the coding sequence ATGCCCGTCCTGGAGAGCAGCATCGACCCCGGCAGCGGGGAGTACGCCCGGAACCGGGAGGAGATGCTGGCCCTGGTGTCGGAGATCCGCGACATCGAGGCCCGCATCCGCCGCAACTCCGAACGGCAGAAGGAGAAGTTCGCCAAGCGCGGGCAGATGCTGCCGCACGACCGCGTGGCGGCGCTGCTCGACCGGGGCTCTCCCTTCCTGGAGCTGTGCCCCTTCGCCGGCACCGGGATGCACGACGACGACGGCAAGGACGAGGTGGCCGGCGGCAACATCATCGCCGGCATCGGCTACGTCGCCGGCCGGCGCTGCATGGTCGCGGCCTCCAACAGCGCCATCAAGGGCGGCGCCATCAGCCCCATGGGCATGCGCAAGAGCCTGCGGGTGCAGGAGCTGGCCCTGGCCAACCGCCTGCCGCTGGTGACGCTGGCGGAGAGTGCGGGCGCCAACCTGACCTACCAGTCGGAGATGTTCGTGGAGGGCGGCCGCACCTTCGCCAACCAGGCGCGGCTGTCGGCCGCCGGCATCCCGCAGGTGACCGTCGTCCACGGCTCCAGCACGGCCGGCGGCGCCTACCTGCCGGGGCTGTCCGACTATGTGGTCGTCGTCCGCGGCAAGGCGAAGATCTTCCTGGCCGGGCCGCCGCTGCTGCGCGCGGCCACCGGCGAGATCGCCACGGACGAGGAGCTGGGCGGTGCCGAGATGCACGCCGGCGTCGCCGGCACGGCCGAGTTCGTGGCGGAGGACGACTGGCACGGCATCCAGATCGCCCGCGAGGTGATGGACAAGATCGGCTGGCAGCCGCAGACCGCCGCCCCGCCCCGCCGGCCGCGGCCGCCCCGCCACAGCCCGGACGGGCTGGCCGGTGCCGTGCCGGTGGACTACCGCCGGCCCTACGACGTGCGCGAGGTGCTGGCGCGGCTGCTGGACGACAGCGACTTCCTGGACTTCAAGGCGGAGTACGGCGCCGCCACCGTCTGCGGTATCGGCGCCGTGGAGGGCTGGCCCTGCGGCTTCATCGGCAACAACGGACCGATCGACCCGGCCGGCTCGGTCAAGGCGGCGCAGTTCATCCAGCTCTGCAACCAGTCGGGCACGCCGATCTGCTTCCTGCAGAACACCACCGGCTACATGGTCGGGACGGAGGCCGAGCGCGGCGGCATCGTCAAGCACGGCTCGAAGATGATCCAGGCCGTCGCCAACTCGACGGTGCCGCACTTCACCTTCCTGATCGGCGGCAGCTTCGGGGCCGGCAACTACGGCATGTGCGGGCGCAGCTACGACCCCCGCTTCATCTTCGCCTGGCCGAACGCCCGCACCAGCGTGATGGGGCCGGAACAGGCGGCCACCGTGATGGCGATCATCATGGAGGAGAAGATGCGCCGGTCGGGGGCGGAGCCGGACAAGGCCGTGCTCGACGTCATGAAGGCCAAGATGGTCAAGAAGATGGAGCCGGAGACGACGGCGCTGTTCGGCAGCGCCCGGCTCTGGGACGACGGCATCATCGACCCGCGCGACACGCGGCAGGTCCTGGCCTGGTGCCTCGCCACCACGGCCGAAGCCGCGGCGCGGACGCTGCGGCCCAACAGCTTCGGCGTGGCCCGGGGGTGA
- a CDS encoding acyl-CoA dehydrogenase family protein, whose product MLFTQEHKELSRTVEKFVATELNPYVDQWEEEGIFPAHEVFKKLGDAGLLGITKPTEYGGLGLDFSYAAVAAEAYGTCRAGGVPMAIGVHTDMATPALARFGSDELRREFLPPMIAGDQVWCLGVSEPGAGSDVASVKTTARKDGDDYVINGGKMWTTSGTQADVMCLLANTSDGAPHKNKSLIVLPMKTKGVTVARKLDKLGMRCSDTAQIHFEDVRVPRRYLIGEEGMGFTYQMLQFQEERMWGAAGSLRSMDIMIDDVVAYTRNRIAFGKPLIDNQYIHFRLAELKAEVEALRALTYRAVETFINGKDATMLASMAKLKSGRLLREVADGCLQYYGGMGYMNEMPISRYFRDSRLTSIGGGADEVMLSIICKYMGTLPKVRFGTDAPEQKAAE is encoded by the coding sequence ATGCTGTTCACCCAGGAGCACAAGGAACTGTCCCGCACCGTCGAGAAGTTCGTGGCGACGGAGCTGAACCCCTATGTGGACCAGTGGGAGGAGGAAGGCATCTTCCCCGCCCATGAGGTCTTCAAGAAGCTGGGCGACGCGGGGCTGCTGGGCATCACCAAGCCGACCGAGTACGGCGGGCTGGGCCTGGACTTCTCCTACGCCGCGGTGGCCGCCGAAGCCTACGGCACCTGCCGCGCCGGCGGCGTGCCCATGGCGATCGGCGTGCATACCGACATGGCGACGCCGGCGCTCGCCCGCTTCGGCTCGGACGAGCTGCGCCGGGAGTTCCTGCCGCCGATGATCGCGGGCGATCAGGTCTGGTGCCTGGGCGTGTCGGAGCCGGGCGCCGGCTCCGACGTGGCCAGCGTCAAGACCACCGCCCGCAAGGACGGCGACGACTACGTCATCAACGGCGGCAAGATGTGGACCACGTCCGGCACCCAGGCCGATGTGATGTGCCTGCTGGCCAACACCTCCGACGGCGCGCCGCACAAGAACAAGTCGCTGATCGTGCTGCCCATGAAGACCAAGGGCGTCACCGTCGCGCGCAAGCTGGACAAGCTGGGGATGCGCTGCTCCGACACGGCGCAGATCCATTTCGAGGATGTGCGGGTGCCGCGCCGCTATCTGATCGGCGAGGAGGGCATGGGCTTCACCTACCAGATGCTCCAGTTCCAGGAGGAGCGGATGTGGGGGGCCGCCGGCTCGCTGCGCAGCATGGACATCATGATCGACGATGTCGTCGCCTACACGCGCAACCGCATCGCCTTCGGCAAGCCGCTGATCGACAACCAGTACATCCATTTCCGGCTGGCCGAACTGAAGGCCGAGGTGGAGGCGCTGCGCGCCCTGACCTACCGGGCGGTGGAGACCTTCATCAACGGCAAGGACGCGACCATGCTGGCCTCCATGGCCAAGCTGAAATCCGGCCGCCTGCTGCGCGAGGTCGCCGACGGCTGCCTGCAGTACTACGGCGGCATGGGCTACATGAACGAGATGCCGATCAGCCGCTACTTCCGCGACAGCCGCCTGACCTCGATCGGCGGCGGCGCGGACGAGGTGATGCTCTCCATCATCTGCAAGTACATGGGCACGCTGCCGAAGGTCCGCTTCGGCACGGACGCGCCGGAGCAGAAGGCGGCCGAGTGA